One part of the Phragmites australis chromosome 3, lpPhrAust1.1, whole genome shotgun sequence genome encodes these proteins:
- the LOC133912344 gene encoding uncharacterized protein LOC133912344: MLDVQKRRVQLLLFITGVLALSMTAEKFRELVGKEAASKSGQFTFLNCFDMGSGSLACTAKEGVKLYVYNLRTAHMERVRQQAIEKALADAVTEGLTPSEAAKQAQKVGAKAAKVAARQAKRILGPIISSGWDFFEAMYFGGSMTEGLLRGTGTLFGTYVGGFHGEERLGKLGYLAGSHLGSWVGGRIGLMIYDVINGLKYMLQFVQPENQSSSYASEDGSEYADNYISGKREESTYADNYISGEREESTYADNYISGEREESTYYETSEEKQEESKWFSLF, encoded by the coding sequence CTGAGAAGTTCAGAGAACTTGTTGGAAAGGAGGCTGCATCAAAGAGTGGGCAGTTCACATTCCTGAACTGCTTTGATATGGGCTCTGGCAGCCTTGCATGTACAGCGAAGGAGGGTGTCAAGTTGTATGTCTACAACCTCCGAACGGCACACATGGAAAGGGTGCGGCAGCAAGCCATTGAGAAAGCATTAGCCGATGCTGTGACAGAAGGCCTGACACCCTCTGAAGCAGCCAAGCAAGCTCAGAAAGTTGGAGCAAAAGCGGCGAAAGTGGCCGCTCGTCAAGCCAAGCGGATATTGGGGCCAATAATTTCTTCTGGTTGGGACTTCTTTGAAGCAATGTACTTTGGTGGAAGCATGACAGAAGGTCTTCTCCGGGGTACCGGCACCTTGTTTGGAACTTATGTGGGTGGTTTCCATGGTGAGGAGAGGTTGGGGAAGCTGGGGTATCTTGCAGGAAGCCATCTAGGTAGCTGGGTTGGAGGAAGAATTGGACTGATGATCTATGATGTCATAAATGGCCTGAAATATATGCTTCAGTTTGTCCAGCCAGAGAATCAATCATCGTCATATGCTTCTGAAGATGGTTCAGAATACGCAGATAATTATATAAGCGGCAAAAGAGAGGAGTCAACATACGCAGATAATTATATAAGCGGCGAAAGAGAGGAGTCAACATACGCAGATAATTATATAAGCGGCGAAAGAGAGGAGTCAACATACTATGAAACATCGGAAGAGAAGCAAGAGGAATCGAAGTGGTTTAGTTTGTTCTGA